The DNA window GCTATCGATCCGGACCTCGGGCAGGGGGCTGACCGAACTGACCGACGATGTGCGCGCCTTCATTGCGCGAAGCGGGATCGAAAGCGCGCTGCTGACGGTATTCTGCCGCCATACCTCGGCTTCGCTGCTGATTACCGAGAACGCCGCCGGGGCGGTGAAGAGCGACCTGCTCCGCTGGCTCGACCGGGTCGCGCCCGAAGGTCCCGATTACGATCACGATTGCGAGGGGCCCGACGATATGCCCGCGCATCTCAAGCAAGTGCTGACCGGCACGACGCTGTCGATCCCGGTGCTGGCGGGCATGCCCGTGCTCGGCACCTGGCAGGGCGTATTCCTGACAGAGCATCGCGCCGCGCCGCATGCCCGCGAGATCGTGCTCCACCTGCTGGGCGAATAGCGGGCTGACTTGCGCGACGCGGCTGCTAGGATGGCGGCCATGAAACACCGGGTTGCCACCGCTCGCCGCGCCGTTATCGCGCTTCTTGCCTCGCTGTTCGCCGTGCTGCCCCAGGTCGCACAGGCCGAGGTGCTGCTGTCGTTCCACAGCTTCAACGGGTCCTATTTCGGCGGACGCTATCCGCATGCCTTCATCGTGATGGAAGGGACGCTCGATCGCACGGGCGAGACGATCAACGAAAGCTATGGCTTCTCGGCCAAGAGCACCGGCCCGCACGTTCTGTTCGGACCGGCGACCCATTGGATCTATCCCGAGGAACAGGAATATATCGACACCACCAATCGCCATTTCACGGTGTCGATCAGCGACGAGATGTACGATCTGATCGTCTACGA is part of the Alteriqipengyuania halimionae genome and encodes:
- a CDS encoding secondary thiamine-phosphate synthase enzyme YjbQ, with product MRQASDTLSIRTSGRGLTELTDDVRAFIARSGIESALLTVFCRHTSASLLITENAAGAVKSDLLRWLDRVAPEGPDYDHDCEGPDDMPAHLKQVLTGTTLSIPVLAGMPVLGTWQGVFLTEHRAAPHAREIVLHLLGE